A single window of Jiangella alkaliphila DNA harbors:
- a CDS encoding excisionase family DNA-binding protein, whose amino-acid sequence MREVAVALNVSAMTVYRDIEDGKVPATRIRGSWRVPASYVDDVLADALRRQAEAKARRPHVA is encoded by the coding sequence GTGCGTGAGGTCGCTGTGGCGCTGAACGTCAGCGCCATGACGGTGTACCGCGACATCGAGGACGGCAAGGTCCCGGCGACCCGGATCCGCGGGTCCTGGCGCGTGCCGGCGAGCTACGTCGACGACGTGCTCGCCGATGCCCTCCGCCGTCAGGCCGAAGCGAAGGCTCGCCGTCCCCACGTGGCCTGA
- a CDS encoding DNA/RNA non-specific endonuclease yields MSDRPIRDGADGLRGAQDEALGEIDGVFEVVRGDAENVRRLVEQATRGTSAAGKAAELDPVVRGLLADVRRLGDDVGTILAGAAAELERVVRPPDSEAKPLPVAMLTGAPVAETQPRAPEAVALDGVPELPVIRISGEGPEHEDIRKNPPPNTVIVVDEAVVYTTDDLGRVLLVRATLVKRPSAPRKPYAQRKLAGKIELDDGGHLIASVLGGTGDEVNLVPMGREVNRSEYATLENRWRKVVKAGGTVEVEIIVRYGVGRRPTYFVVTHGPPGEEPVTDVIRNRQTRRTRQ; encoded by the coding sequence GTGAGTGATCGGCCCATCCGGGATGGCGCCGACGGGTTGCGGGGAGCGCAAGACGAAGCGCTGGGCGAGATCGACGGCGTGTTCGAGGTCGTGCGTGGGGACGCCGAGAACGTGCGCAGGCTGGTTGAGCAGGCAACACGTGGCACGTCGGCAGCGGGTAAGGCGGCCGAGCTGGATCCAGTGGTGCGCGGGCTGCTTGCCGACGTCCGGCGGCTCGGTGACGACGTCGGCACGATACTGGCGGGTGCCGCCGCCGAACTGGAGCGCGTGGTCCGCCCACCTGACAGTGAGGCCAAGCCGCTGCCCGTCGCGATGCTGACCGGCGCACCCGTAGCCGAGACCCAACCGCGCGCGCCCGAGGCGGTAGCCCTGGACGGGGTACCCGAGCTGCCCGTCATCAGAATCTCCGGGGAGGGGCCGGAGCACGAGGACATCCGGAAGAACCCGCCGCCGAACACGGTGATCGTGGTGGACGAAGCCGTCGTCTACACCACAGACGATCTGGGCCGGGTGCTCCTCGTTCGGGCCACACTGGTGAAACGGCCATCGGCTCCTCGGAAGCCATACGCTCAGCGCAAGCTGGCAGGAAAGATCGAGCTGGACGACGGCGGTCACCTGATCGCCAGCGTCCTCGGCGGCACTGGCGACGAGGTCAACCTCGTGCCCATGGGGCGCGAAGTGAACCGCAGTGAATACGCCACCCTGGAGAACCGGTGGCGCAAGGTGGTCAAGGCGGGCGGAACGGTCGAGGTGGAGATCATCGTCCGCTACGGCGTCGGCCGCCGCCCGACCTACTTCGTCGTCACCCATGGTCCGCCCGGGGAGGAACCGGTCACCGACGTCATCAGGAACCGCCAGACGAGGAGGACACGGCAGTGA
- the fxlM gene encoding methyltransferase, FxLD system, whose protein sequence is MTPHPAPAAPSLDPATLRRRLADRLRSTGAARTAPVDAALGEVPRHLFLPNVPIEQAYSDQPVATKHDAAGAAISAASEPTIVTTMLEQLGVEPGHRILEIGAGTGYNAALLAHLTGDHGHVTTMDVDEDIVTAARAHLAAAGVGNVTVRLGDGALGHPDAAPYDRIIATVGAWDLPVTWRRQLAPGGRIVVPLRLRGSIARSIAFERDEDDGWVSRSSHLCTFMPLRGIADDARRNLPLTPDATVAVETHHDQQVDPALAGALDHPASTIWTGVTFTGSESFEWLDLWLACMMDNAISRMPVRLAAVDAGLVAPQFGWGSMAVIDAADLAYLTLRPVHDSGRYEVGLVGHGPNADQLAQTASAQVQAWDRDHRASTVDFQLRPTHSAPAETPPSGTTRFTFARPGAQLVITWRQP, encoded by the coding sequence GTGACGCCTCACCCCGCACCCGCGGCCCCGTCCCTTGATCCCGCGACCCTGCGCCGCCGGCTCGCCGACCGGCTGCGCTCCACCGGCGCCGCCCGAACCGCACCGGTCGATGCCGCGTTGGGGGAGGTCCCGCGGCATCTGTTCCTCCCGAATGTGCCGATCGAGCAGGCGTACTCGGACCAGCCGGTGGCCACCAAACATGACGCCGCGGGTGCCGCGATCAGCGCGGCGTCCGAACCGACCATCGTCACGACGATGCTCGAGCAGCTCGGCGTCGAACCCGGACACCGGATCCTGGAGATCGGGGCGGGCACCGGCTACAACGCCGCCCTCCTCGCCCACCTCACCGGCGACCACGGCCACGTCACGACCATGGACGTCGACGAGGACATCGTCACCGCCGCCCGCGCACACCTCGCCGCGGCCGGAGTCGGGAACGTCACCGTTCGCCTCGGTGACGGCGCGCTCGGACATCCCGACGCCGCACCCTACGACCGCATCATCGCCACCGTCGGCGCCTGGGACCTCCCGGTCACCTGGCGACGGCAGCTGGCCCCCGGCGGGCGGATCGTCGTGCCGCTGCGGTTGCGCGGCAGCATCGCGCGATCCATCGCCTTCGAACGCGATGAGGACGACGGCTGGGTCAGCCGGTCCAGCCACCTGTGCACCTTCATGCCGCTACGTGGGATCGCCGACGACGCCCGGCGCAACCTTCCGCTCACCCCGGACGCGACCGTGGCCGTCGAGACCCACCACGACCAGCAGGTCGACCCCGCACTGGCGGGTGCCCTCGATCACCCGGCCAGCACGATCTGGACCGGCGTCACGTTCACCGGCAGCGAGTCGTTCGAGTGGCTCGACCTGTGGCTGGCCTGCATGATGGACAACGCCATCAGCCGGATGCCTGTCCGGCTCGCTGCCGTCGATGCCGGCCTGGTCGCGCCCCAGTTCGGGTGGGGTTCGATGGCGGTGATCGATGCCGCCGACCTGGCCTATCTCACCCTCCGACCGGTCCACGACAGCGGCCGGTACGAGGTGGGCCTCGTCGGACACGGCCCGAACGCCGACCAGCTCGCCCAGACGGCGAGCGCCCAGGTCCAGGCGTGGGACCGCGACCACCGCGCCAGCACCGTCGACTTCCAACTCCGACCCACCCACAGTGCGCCGGCCGAGACCCCGCCGTCTGGCACGACACGGTTCACCTTCGCCCGTCCCGGCGCCCAGCTTGTCATCACCTGGCGGCAGCCGTGA
- a CDS encoding DUF6300 family protein, with amino-acid sequence MSDGERTVPLVEIGDVPPCPRCGGEGLLRAKIPRGSANADGGRVRLYLPVVLCARCDLKHPTAGALITFLHVHGSVTNTTADVFADLVCAWIASLDLAPVSDARLDADIAAWRAGDFDG; translated from the coding sequence ATGAGCGACGGCGAGCGCACCGTTCCACTGGTGGAGATCGGCGACGTGCCACCATGCCCTCGATGCGGTGGTGAGGGATTACTGCGGGCCAAGATCCCGCGCGGATCGGCCAACGCCGACGGCGGTCGAGTCCGGCTGTACTTGCCGGTCGTGCTCTGCGCTAGGTGCGATCTCAAACATCCGACGGCCGGCGCACTCATCACCTTTCTCCACGTCCACGGAAGCGTCACCAACACCACCGCAGACGTTTTCGCCGACCTTGTCTGCGCCTGGATAGCCTCCCTCGACCTGGCGCCTGTCAGCGACGCTCGACTAGATGCGGACATCGCCGCCTGGCGGGCTGGCGACTTCGACGGCTGA
- a CDS encoding lanthionine synthetase C family protein, translating to MREQAKEIAVEVLSRLRTPPHIQRIASTSATRLEASGLWDASSYATGFAGLAVAQLVLSDVDPAAADVASQHMRTAIEQVGGRSTISVIAGFGSLAAAAVVASGCASSYAALATRGCDWLAVECDQVCSEQHARWRAGETWADERMWDAACGLGGAGRVLVAAHQQGVGDYATTLRSICSVLVRLTEPATGPDGVRVPGWWIRPGTQTRCINGGWNPGLAHGISGPLVTLAALWRAGITVPGHRDAISRIAAALTEARTDDYRWPHTVPLTSAHDSNSVHARSAWCYGAAGIARALYLAGASIGDHEIVDEGCTVFRAIAEQDVESWNLWGPTFCHGYAGMLQIVDRTAIETGDAVLADQAARLAAIIIASYRDGNEFGFAHVHDRSGPTIVAGDFPGVLTGAAGTALSLMSWARPETPAWDLPLLMT from the coding sequence ATGCGTGAGCAGGCAAAGGAGATCGCGGTCGAAGTCCTCTCACGATTGCGAACCCCGCCACACATCCAGCGCATCGCTTCGACGTCAGCGACACGTCTCGAGGCGTCAGGGTTGTGGGACGCATCCTCTTACGCCACTGGTTTCGCCGGCCTGGCCGTCGCACAGTTGGTTCTATCCGACGTCGATCCGGCGGCCGCGGATGTCGCCTCTCAACACATGCGTACGGCAATCGAGCAGGTCGGCGGCCGCAGCACGATCAGCGTCATCGCCGGCTTCGGCTCGCTTGCTGCCGCCGCGGTTGTCGCCTCCGGCTGCGCGTCCAGCTATGCAGCCCTCGCCACCCGGGGGTGCGACTGGCTCGCGGTCGAGTGCGATCAGGTCTGCAGCGAACAGCACGCCAGGTGGCGAGCAGGGGAGACCTGGGCGGACGAGCGCATGTGGGACGCCGCCTGTGGTCTTGGCGGCGCCGGCCGAGTCCTCGTGGCGGCTCATCAACAGGGTGTCGGCGACTACGCGACAACGCTGAGGTCGATCTGCTCCGTGCTGGTACGCCTCACTGAGCCGGCAACTGGACCGGACGGTGTCCGCGTCCCGGGCTGGTGGATCCGTCCCGGAACGCAGACCCGCTGCATCAACGGCGGATGGAACCCTGGCCTCGCGCACGGCATCAGCGGACCTCTGGTCACCCTCGCCGCACTCTGGCGCGCCGGCATCACCGTCCCCGGACACCGCGACGCGATCAGCCGCATCGCCGCCGCCCTCACCGAGGCTCGAACCGACGACTATCGATGGCCGCACACAGTTCCACTCACGAGCGCGCACGACAGCAACTCTGTGCACGCCCGCAGCGCATGGTGCTACGGCGCAGCTGGAATCGCGCGCGCCCTCTACCTCGCCGGCGCCTCTATCGGCGATCACGAGATCGTTGACGAAGGATGCACCGTGTTCCGAGCCATCGCGGAGCAAGACGTCGAGTCCTGGAATCTGTGGGGCCCAACGTTCTGCCACGGCTACGCCGGCATGCTGCAGATCGTTGACCGCACCGCGATCGAGACCGGCGACGCGGTGCTGGCCGACCAAGCAGCACGTCTGGCAGCGATCATCATCGCCTCGTACCGTGATGGCAACGAGTTCGGATTCGCTCACGTGCATGACCGATCAGGCCCGACCATCGTTGCTGGCGACTTCCCCGGCGTCCTCACCGGAGCAGCCGGTACCGCGCTGTCCCTGATGAGCTGGGCCAGGCCGGAGACACCGGCATGGGATCTGCCGCTGCTCATGACCTAG
- a CDS encoding lantibiotic dehydratase — MDFVAADVALLRAAAAPLRPLVARPTDSEPPTAQTFLAAASADVQLRTAIAVANPRVAVVLTGAAAGRFPDKPSRLRRAALAVAAYDARLHGRPTPHGLFAGVAGIQFDDDIATDPGPRRITVRPDEEWLVGVVAALESDLEVLAALTVVRGAVAKRGDRLVTTRRLMPSADGAVQDQEISVRRTAAVEALLEFTAKPRPVINVLGQLATLHSLDRTAGLGVIRDLVSAGLLRTGLLPETGSGDHLAELVARLHRLGLHRHAAELEEIAATARDVEPGDVAATWNDLRERMNDVPGSTGDQLARPDLGWSRELRLPRPVAIEAAAVATTLARLFAKEPRTTVELREWFLNTHGVDRLVPVRELLDDHATGPVATLLDSEDSDHGQTPAWRLRMLAELLSDSLRNDAREVRLDDRLASFTRPERETAPAPVVSADLFCRLVARTATALEAGTFLLVEPRFGPGAAGATFTRFAPLLTDTAAAVGNRVRQARPRTETAVFAEVVFEPAHARTRNVLASPSWLDMRLCIDRPAEDPSEVDLDDLLVGATREGMYLLSKRLGVPVVPVLHSRMNRQLAPAAVRLLLAIGEDDCAQVHGWSWGPLAAAPFLPRVVLGRAVLSPATWRMPDGLIAAASSDDDLTWARLVREWRITHDVPQRVLVGVGDRRVPLDLERYWDLLVLRREITTREVRSVCEFIGDDEEDGWFGETGRAHVTELVIPMFSTDTLQRRAPALVSRAIHAGADTISEPGGEYLSIEIDVPSRSQNHVLLRLRDVLEVPMVAAGVDRWFFLRYHRIGYVRRPHLRVRFHGPADGLAATLLPAWHDVAIQLRADGLVGDWRIVPYNREVERYGGPALFADVEKLFHADSEAIVHTLRAEQPGLHGSAVLAVSAAELASHLDPDGVHSQWLSNLHGHPDTALRPEVRALVAGGDLGARLGREADSAWARRREMASAVGQRVRTVEEIDGCWSSPERIYESIVHLHCNRMAGIAPEIEHQALRLAHDALEYRARAVVATDA; from the coding sequence GTGGACTTCGTCGCCGCCGACGTCGCCCTTCTCCGCGCCGCAGCAGCCCCACTGCGACCACTCGTCGCAAGGCCCACCGATAGCGAACCTCCGACGGCCCAGACCTTCCTCGCCGCAGCCTCCGCCGATGTCCAGCTACGCACAGCGATCGCCGTCGCCAACCCCCGCGTCGCCGTGGTTCTCACCGGCGCCGCTGCGGGACGCTTCCCCGACAAGCCGTCGCGCCTTCGTCGGGCGGCCCTTGCCGTGGCCGCCTACGATGCCCGACTACACGGCCGCCCCACACCGCACGGGTTGTTCGCCGGCGTCGCCGGCATTCAGTTCGACGACGACATCGCAACCGATCCAGGCCCGCGCCGCATCACGGTGCGGCCCGACGAGGAGTGGCTGGTCGGCGTCGTCGCGGCGCTGGAAAGCGACCTCGAGGTGCTTGCGGCGCTCACGGTTGTCAGAGGGGCCGTCGCGAAGCGCGGCGATCGCCTCGTCACGACGCGCCGGTTGATGCCGTCTGCCGACGGCGCAGTCCAGGACCAGGAGATATCGGTGCGCCGGACGGCGGCCGTGGAAGCGCTGCTGGAGTTCACCGCGAAGCCGCGGCCCGTCATCAACGTCCTCGGGCAACTTGCGACCTTGCACAGCCTCGACCGCACGGCGGGTCTCGGCGTCATACGTGACCTGGTGTCTGCCGGACTGCTGCGCACGGGCCTTCTTCCTGAGACTGGGAGCGGAGACCATCTGGCCGAGCTGGTCGCCCGCCTGCACCGGCTGGGCCTGCATCGGCACGCCGCTGAACTGGAGGAGATCGCGGCCACCGCGCGCGACGTCGAGCCTGGAGACGTGGCAGCCACCTGGAACGACTTGCGGGAACGCATGAACGACGTGCCCGGCTCGACCGGAGATCAGCTCGCGCGCCCGGACCTAGGCTGGTCGCGCGAACTCCGCCTCCCCCGACCCGTGGCCATCGAGGCCGCAGCGGTGGCAACTACGCTGGCCCGGCTCTTCGCGAAGGAGCCGCGTACGACGGTGGAACTGCGTGAGTGGTTCCTGAACACCCACGGCGTCGACCGGCTCGTTCCGGTCCGCGAACTGCTCGATGACCACGCGACCGGCCCCGTCGCGACACTGCTCGATTCCGAGGACTCCGATCACGGTCAGACACCCGCCTGGCGCCTGCGCATGCTCGCCGAACTACTCTCCGATTCGCTGCGCAACGACGCCCGAGAGGTCCGCCTCGATGACCGGCTGGCTTCCTTCACAAGGCCAGAACGGGAGACGGCGCCGGCTCCGGTCGTGTCCGCCGACCTGTTCTGCCGGCTCGTCGCGCGCACCGCGACGGCGTTAGAGGCCGGCACTTTCTTACTCGTAGAACCCCGCTTCGGGCCGGGTGCCGCCGGTGCGACGTTCACTCGCTTCGCGCCGTTGCTAACGGATACCGCAGCTGCCGTGGGCAATCGGGTTCGGCAGGCCAGGCCACGGACGGAGACCGCCGTGTTCGCTGAAGTGGTCTTCGAACCCGCTCATGCCCGCACCCGCAACGTGCTCGCCTCCCCTAGCTGGCTTGATATGCGCTTGTGCATCGACCGTCCGGCCGAGGACCCCAGCGAGGTCGACCTCGACGACCTCCTCGTGGGCGCCACCCGTGAGGGCATGTACCTTCTGAGCAAACGCCTCGGCGTCCCCGTTGTGCCGGTGCTGCACTCGCGGATGAACCGCCAGTTGGCGCCTGCTGCTGTGCGGCTGCTGCTCGCGATAGGCGAGGACGACTGCGCGCAGGTGCACGGCTGGTCATGGGGACCGCTGGCAGCGGCCCCTTTCCTGCCCCGCGTGGTGCTGGGACGCGCCGTCCTGTCGCCGGCGACTTGGCGGATGCCCGATGGGCTGATCGCCGCGGCCAGCAGCGATGACGACCTCACCTGGGCCAGGCTGGTGCGCGAGTGGCGCATCACTCACGACGTGCCGCAGCGAGTCCTCGTCGGTGTCGGCGACCGTCGTGTCCCGCTGGACTTGGAACGGTACTGGGATCTGCTGGTACTGCGGCGCGAGATCACCACGCGCGAGGTACGCAGCGTCTGCGAATTCATCGGCGACGATGAGGAGGACGGCTGGTTCGGCGAGACCGGGCGGGCACACGTCACCGAGTTGGTGATCCCGATGTTCTCCACCGACACCTTGCAGCGGCGTGCGCCTGCGCTCGTTTCGCGGGCCATCCACGCCGGCGCCGACACGATCTCCGAGCCCGGCGGGGAGTACCTGTCGATCGAGATCGACGTGCCGAGTCGCAGCCAGAACCACGTCCTCCTCAGACTTCGTGACGTACTCGAAGTTCCGATGGTCGCGGCAGGCGTTGATCGGTGGTTCTTCCTGCGCTACCACCGCATCGGCTACGTTCGCCGCCCGCATCTCAGGGTCCGCTTCCACGGCCCGGCGGATGGCCTCGCGGCGACGCTGCTACCCGCCTGGCACGATGTCGCCATCCAGCTGCGTGCCGACGGCCTGGTCGGTGACTGGCGGATCGTTCCCTACAACCGGGAGGTCGAACGCTACGGCGGGCCCGCACTCTTCGCCGATGTCGAGAAGCTGTTCCACGCCGACAGCGAGGCGATCGTACACACGCTGAGGGCCGAGCAGCCAGGGCTGCACGGCAGCGCAGTCCTGGCGGTCTCAGCAGCGGAGCTAGCCTCGCATCTCGACCCCGACGGGGTGCACTCGCAGTGGCTGAGCAACCTGCACGGCCACCCCGACACAGCGCTGCGTCCAGAGGTCCGTGCCCTGGTCGCTGGCGGTGACCTCGGCGCCCGGCTCGGCCGGGAGGCGGATTCAGCCTGGGCGCGACGACGGGAGATGGCCTCGGCGGTGGGCCAGCGGGTGCGCACCGTCGAGGAGATCGACGGATGCTGGTCGTCGCCAGAGCGGATCTACGAGTCGATCGTGCACCTGCACTGCAACCGGATGGCGGGAATCGCGCCCGAGATCGAGCACCAGGCGCTCCGTCTCGCCCACGACGCTCTCGAGTACAGGGCGCGCGCCGTTGTAGCGACCGATGCGTGA
- a CDS encoding CapA family protein → MLGDMMLGGQVGERLAAGQRVFSDDIASLLAGADLVVANLECCITTSTQRWPSPSKRFYFRAPPAAADALAELGVDCVTLANNHSMDYGEVGLSETIDRLTRVGIDVVGAGADVMRARAPSVVEVNGVRVGVMGVTDHPPEWAATRTSPGVAFARLSAGVPEWLQTRIETLAQACDVVLLSPHWGPNLARTPAPYVRRAAQEFIDAGATLVAGHSAHLCHGTADRVIFDLGDFVNDYEPHPLVRMDLGAVWLVDLDPSGRPARARVFPTVCRAGQVTLASGADRARFAEGLVAETLEIELPDIGRGGDPADHARIAQLNVGDRSALR, encoded by the coding sequence TTGCTCGGCGACATGATGCTCGGTGGCCAGGTCGGCGAGCGACTGGCTGCAGGCCAGCGCGTGTTCTCCGATGACATCGCGTCCTTGCTGGCAGGGGCCGACCTCGTCGTGGCGAACCTGGAATGCTGCATCACCACATCCACACAGCGCTGGCCGTCGCCGTCAAAGCGGTTCTACTTCCGTGCCCCGCCGGCTGCGGCTGACGCACTGGCGGAGCTAGGCGTGGATTGTGTGACGCTGGCGAACAACCACAGCATGGACTACGGCGAGGTCGGGCTGAGCGAGACGATCGACCGGCTAACGCGCGTCGGCATCGATGTCGTCGGCGCCGGGGCTGACGTAATGCGGGCACGCGCGCCATCGGTTGTTGAGGTCAACGGCGTGCGTGTCGGCGTGATGGGTGTCACGGATCATCCGCCGGAATGGGCTGCGACGCGGACCTCCCCCGGTGTCGCGTTCGCTCGCTTGTCCGCGGGGGTTCCGGAGTGGTTGCAGACCCGAATCGAGACGCTCGCCCAGGCATGCGATGTGGTGCTGCTGTCGCCGCATTGGGGACCGAACCTCGCCCGTACGCCAGCGCCCTATGTCCGTCGCGCCGCGCAGGAGTTCATCGATGCCGGGGCCACGCTCGTTGCCGGCCATTCCGCACACTTGTGCCATGGGACGGCCGACCGGGTCATCTTCGACCTCGGCGACTTCGTGAACGACTACGAGCCACACCCGTTGGTCCGGATGGACCTCGGCGCCGTGTGGCTTGTGGACCTTGATCCTTCCGGTCGCCCCGCCCGGGCGCGGGTGTTCCCAACTGTGTGCCGAGCCGGCCAGGTCACGCTCGCATCCGGCGCCGATCGCGCCCGCTTCGCCGAAGGACTGGTCGCTGAGACCTTGGAGATCGAGCTTCCCGACATCGGTCGCGGGGGAGACCCCGCCGACCATGCGCGGATCGCTCAGCTGAACGTCGGCGACAGGTCGGCACTGCGATGA
- a CDS encoding helix-turn-helix domain-containing protein — protein sequence MQQPVWPAEDAAQARANQRKHMFSHLRRLRIKVVDSTRAPQSHAEGDTNVTESNEDAEITDHPVWDVGQAIHLADLHEPWTIDRLYVDKIRYVRLTRPTRRGVPESRRIRDDILRRHHQVIRRRLDRDIKANLGFRLRGLRVERDITQQELAPLTSMHHTMLGHIEAGGRNINLRQLDELAVALGVSPAQLFG from the coding sequence GTGCAGCAGCCGGTCTGGCCTGCCGAGGATGCGGCGCAGGCCCGTGCCAATCAGCGAAAGCACATGTTCTCGCATCTACGACGACTCCGGATCAAGGTCGTCGACTCGACGCGAGCACCGCAGAGTCACGCCGAAGGGGATACGAACGTGACGGAAAGCAACGAGGACGCGGAGATCACCGACCACCCCGTCTGGGACGTTGGCCAGGCGATCCACCTCGCCGACCTCCACGAACCATGGACCATCGACCGACTCTACGTCGACAAGATCCGCTACGTAAGACTCACGCGCCCCACGAGACGCGGGGTACCCGAGTCGCGGCGCATCCGCGACGACATCCTGAGGCGCCACCATCAGGTCATCCGGCGCCGGCTCGACCGTGACATCAAGGCGAACCTCGGCTTCCGCCTTCGAGGCCTACGGGTGGAACGAGACATCACCCAGCAGGAACTGGCGCCGCTGACCAGCATGCATCACACGATGCTCGGCCACATCGAAGCCGGAGGGCGCAACATCAACCTCCGCCAGCTCGACGAGCTTGCCGTAGCGCTCGGCGTTAGCCCGGCCCAGCTGTTCGGCTGA
- a CDS encoding helix-turn-helix domain-containing protein — protein sequence MARRRDLAQRRRARGMSQETFADSVGVDRTTVARWESGTTAPQPWQRSRIADVLDVSLDDLDTLLITLEDGVVDDRGDDERLRHTLQNPSTVDLTATGDLRARLQHLDAQYDHVPTTSLLGAAGQLHGQVSYLRANAGNGVVRHRLLAIEADSATFMGQLVWDVSRRRDHREPVAYLKQAINAAREFGDPVREAYAVLRSSYIALYGEKDPTKGAVLADRAAKTAQAASPALTGLALLHVAEGRAMTGDAPGCESALLEAEALLNSAATDDTAAEHYTVHEWTRLAGSCYLALGQHERAEPILRATVHALSAKRKSQAIAMGNLALALIRQHKLDEAAAAMHRTIDAVEHTMGGGGLVLAFNAGQELREWRHETWAQEIQDRLMGLIATT from the coding sequence ATGGCTCGACGTCGAGATCTGGCGCAGCGTCGACGAGCGCGCGGGATGAGCCAGGAGACGTTCGCCGACTCCGTTGGAGTCGACCGAACGACCGTGGCGCGGTGGGAGTCCGGGACGACGGCGCCGCAGCCATGGCAGCGCTCGAGAATCGCCGACGTGCTCGACGTGTCCCTGGACGATCTCGACACGCTCCTGATCACCTTGGAGGATGGCGTCGTCGATGACCGGGGCGACGATGAACGACTCCGCCACACGCTCCAGAACCCGTCGACGGTCGACCTCACTGCGACCGGTGATCTGCGGGCGCGGCTTCAGCACCTGGATGCGCAGTACGACCACGTGCCGACGACGTCGCTGCTAGGCGCGGCTGGCCAGCTCCATGGCCAGGTGAGTTATCTGCGTGCCAACGCTGGCAACGGCGTCGTGCGTCATCGGCTCCTGGCAATCGAGGCAGACTCGGCAACCTTCATGGGGCAGTTGGTGTGGGACGTCAGCCGGCGCCGCGACCACCGCGAACCGGTCGCCTACCTCAAGCAGGCCATCAACGCGGCCCGCGAGTTCGGCGATCCCGTGCGCGAGGCATACGCAGTGCTGCGAAGCAGCTACATCGCCTTGTACGGCGAGAAGGACCCGACCAAGGGTGCGGTGCTGGCCGACCGCGCGGCCAAGACCGCCCAAGCCGCGAGCCCGGCACTGACCGGGTTGGCGCTGCTGCACGTCGCCGAAGGCCGGGCGATGACCGGTGATGCGCCTGGATGCGAGTCGGCGCTCTTGGAGGCCGAGGCGCTGCTCAACTCGGCAGCCACCGACGATACGGCCGCCGAGCACTACACCGTTCACGAGTGGACCCGCCTGGCCGGCAGCTGTTACCTGGCGCTCGGCCAGCATGAGCGGGCCGAGCCGATCCTGCGCGCCACCGTGCACGCACTCTCGGCGAAGCGGAAGAGCCAGGCAATTGCGATGGGCAACCTAGCCCTCGCGCTGATCCGCCAGCACAAGCTCGACGAGGCCGCGGCGGCTATGCACCGCACCATCGACGCCGTCGAGCACACGATGGGCGGCGGTGGCCTTGTGCTCGCGTTCAACGCAGGGCAGGAACTTCGGGAGTGGAGGCACGAGACGTGGGCGCAGGAGATCCAGGACCGGCTGATGGGCCTCATCGCGACGACGTGA
- a CDS encoding 5-formyltetrahydrofolate cyclo-ligase gives MTAAKNAVRDEVWRSLLAAGVVPLDSYGKIPAYDGADRAADRLATLQEWQRAETVKANPDRAQFDVRLRALRDGKRLYMAVPRMAAKQPFILLEPALIDSIEDAAAKDGAVRHGRPVDVDAIEQIDIVVAGSVAVDRNGTRIGKGAGYSDLEMALLTEAGLITYQTMIVTLVHHLQITTEPIPESDHDFPVDYVITPSEIISCPRRRRPTGVMWDHLTTERIDAIPALRRAHRTGRKPDL, from the coding sequence GTGACGGCCGCCAAGAACGCCGTCCGCGACGAGGTCTGGCGATCGCTGCTCGCCGCCGGTGTCGTCCCGCTCGACAGCTACGGCAAGATCCCAGCCTACGACGGTGCAGACCGCGCGGCCGACCGGCTCGCCACGCTCCAGGAGTGGCAGCGCGCGGAGACGGTCAAGGCCAATCCGGACCGTGCCCAGTTCGACGTCCGGCTACGTGCCTTACGTGACGGGAAACGGCTCTACATGGCGGTGCCCCGGATGGCCGCCAAGCAGCCGTTCATTCTCCTCGAGCCCGCCCTGATCGACTCGATCGAAGACGCGGCAGCCAAGGACGGCGCCGTCCGCCACGGCCGACCGGTCGATGTCGACGCCATCGAGCAGATCGACATCGTGGTCGCCGGCAGCGTCGCCGTCGACCGCAACGGCACCAGGATCGGCAAAGGAGCCGGCTACAGCGACCTCGAGATGGCCCTACTCACCGAGGCCGGGCTCATCACCTACCAGACCATGATCGTCACGCTCGTGCACCACCTTCAGATCACGACCGAGCCCATCCCCGAAAGCGACCACGACTTCCCCGTCGACTATGTCATCACGCCCAGCGAGATCATTAGCTGCCCACGTCGACGGCGGCCCACCGGCGTGATGTGGGATCACCTCACGACCGAGAGGATCGACGCCATCCCAGCCCTGCGCCGCGCGCACAGAACGGGCCGCAAGCCGGACCTGTGA